The DNA window ACCCGGAAGGCGACCAGGTCGTAGATCTGGTCGTACAGCAGGTTCTGCGCCTGCATCTTCTGGTAGATGGAGTAGAAGTGCTTGGGCCGCCCGCTCACCTCGGCCTCGAGTCCCGCCTCGCTGAGCTTCTTCTCGAGGACGCCGATCACCTCCTTGATGTAGCGCTCGCGCTCGGCCTTCCGCTTGGCGACGCTGCGCTTCAGCTGGTAGTAGACCTCGGGGTGGAGAAAGCGGAGCGCGTTGTCCTCGAGCTCGCTCTTGATCCAGTAGATGCCGAGGCGGTGCGCGAGCGGCGCGTAGATGTCGAGCGTCTCCTGCGCGATCTCCACCTGGCGCTCGGGCGGGAGGTGGCCGAGCGTGCGCATGTTGTGCGTGCGGTCGGCGAGCTTGATGAGGATGACCCGGATGTCGCGTGCCATGGCGAGCAGCATCTTGCGGAAGTTCTCCGCCTGCTTCTCCTCGCGCGAGGTGAAGTTGATCTGGCCGATCTTGGTGACGCCGTCGACCAGCGTCGCGATCTCGCCGCCGAACGTCTGCTCGATCTGCGGGAGGGTCGCGAGCGTGTCCTCGACGGTGTCGTGCAGGAGCCCGGTGGCGATGCTCGGCACGTCGAGGCGCATCTCGGCGATGATGCCGGCGACCTGGACGGGGTGGGTCAGATACGGCTCGCCCGAGAGCCGGCGCTGGCCGCGGTGCACCTCGGCCGAGAAGTCGTACGCCTTCTGGATGGTGTCGACGGTGGCGGCCGGGTTGTAGGCGCGTACGCGCTCGATGAGCTCGCTGACGGTCATGGGCCGAATCGCGCCCGCGCGGCCGCGACGATCTCGCGCGCCAGCTCCTCGGGGGAGCGGCCGTCGGTGGAGAGCACCAGGTCGTAGCGCCCGCGGTCGTGGTAGTCGAAGCCGTAGATCTCCTGGTAGCGGCGGGCGTCCGAGGCTTCGCGCGCCTGCGTCTCCTGGAGCCGCGCCTCGGCCGCCCCGCCTTCGCGCGCCACGATGCGTTCGGCGCGGACCGACTCGGGCGCGTCGAGGAAGACCTTCAGCGCCCGCCGGCCGGCGGCGTCCGCCATGAAGGCGGCGAGACGGCCTTCGAGGACGGCCTCGTCCTGCGCGGCGCGGGCCCGCATCTGCTCGTCGAGGGCGCGGTCGATCGAGTGGTCCGTCTCCGCCCGGCGCGCGTACTCCTCGAGCGACAGCCCGCGCGCTGCCGCCTGCCGCCGGAAGATGTCGCCGGCGTAGACGTGCTCGAGACCGAGCTGCTCGGCCACGAGGCGCGCAACGGTGGTCTTGCCGCTGCCGGGCAGACCGGAGATGGTGATCAACACAAACCGATTATGCCGTGGCCATGTGCTTTCTGCACCTCCCTCGGGACGCGGGCCCGGGGTTCGGTGGCCCTCGCCCGGTTCACTCCACGTTCTGCACCTGCTCCCGGAGCTTCTCGAGCTCGCCCTTCGCCGCGAGCACGAGGTCCGTGATCACCAGGTCCCCCGCCTTCGCGCCCGTCGTGTTGAGCTCGCGGTGGACCTCCTGGACGAGGAAGTCGATCCGCTTGCCGACCGGCCCGCGCTCGCCGAGCGCCGTCGCGAGCGCGGCCAGGTGGCTCTCGAGACGCACCAGCTCCTCGGTGATGTCGCCGCGCTCGGCCAGCATCGCCACCTCGTGCGCGATCCGGCCCGGGTCGAGCTCGCTGCCGCCGACGAGGCGCACGAGGCGCTCCTCCACCTGCCTGCGAAGCGCGGCCAGCGCCTGCGGCAGACGGCGTCGGATGCGCGCCGTCAGCGCGCGCAGCTGCGTCGTCCGGCGCCGCATGTCGCGCTCGAGGTGAGCGCCTTCGCGCCGGCGCTCCGCGTCGAAGGCGCGCAGCGCCGCCCCGAGCGCCCGCCGGAGCGCCGCCCGCTCGCGCCCGAGGTCGGGCGGCGCCTCGCTCACCTCGAAGAGACCGGGCAGACGGAGCACGTCCCCGAGCGAGGGGCTGCCGGCGAGCCGGAGCGTCCGGACGAGCTTCCGCGCCGCGCCGACGTACGCCCGCGCGAGCGCCGGCTGGACGGTGACCCGGTAGCGCCGCTTGCCCGGGATCGGCGTGCGCAGGACGGTCACCTCCACCCGTCCCCGCTGCGCGGTCTTCCGCACGCCCTCGCGAATCTCCGTCTCCCAGGCCGCATACTCCCGCGGCACCGCCACCTTCGCGTCGAGGACGCGCTGGTTGACTCCCCGGATCTCCACCGTCACCCGCGCGCCCGGCGCCTCGGCGGCGCCGGCGCCGTAGCCGGTCATGCTGCGCACCGCTCAGCCCCGCCGCACGTCGCGCGCGAGCTCGTCGGCGCCGACCGTCGCGGTGCCGATCTTGCCGACGACCAGGCCCGCCGCGTGGTTGGCGAGCACCGTCGCCTCCTCGAGCGTGCCGCCCGCCCCGAGCGCAAGGGCGCAGGTGGCGAGCACGGTGTCGCCGGCACCGGTCACGTCGAAGACCTCCCGGGCCACGGTCGGGAACTCCTCGACCACCACGCCGTGCGCGCCCGGCTTGAAGAGCGCCATGCCCTCCTCGCCGCGCGAGATGAGCACGGCGCCCGCCTCCCATCGCTCGAGCAGCCGCGATCCTGCCTCGCGCAGCGTCCCGGCATCGCGGATCTCCACGCCCGACGCCGCGGCCGCCTCCTCGCGGTTCGGCTTGACCAGCGACGCCCGCCGGTAGTGGGCGAAGTTCACGCGCTTCGGGTCGAGGACCCAGGTGAACGGCGCGCGGCCCGAGGCCTCGGCGAGCGCGCCCAGGAGATCCGGCCCGATCGCACCCTTCCCGTAGTCCGACACGACCAGCACGTCGTAGCGGGCGCGATGCCGCAGCACGAAGTCGCGCACGTGCCGCGCGCCCGCCCCGTCGGGCCCGGCGCCGGACTCGCGGTCGAGCCGGACCACCTGCTGGTGGTGCGCGATGATCCGCGTCTTCTGCGTCGTCGGGCTCACCCGCGACACGACGACACCCCGCGTATCGGCGCGGCGCGCGCGGAGCGCGGTCACCAGCCGTTCACCCGCCGCGTCCCGGCCGACGATGCCGCAGACCGCCGCTCGCCCGCCGAGCGCCGCGATGTTGCTCACCACGTTGCCGGCGCCGCCCGGTCGCACGTCCTCGTCGGCCACCTGGACCACCGGCACCGGGGCCTCGGGCGAGATGCGCCGTACGGTGCCCCAGACGAACTGGTCGAGCATCAGGTCGCCGACGACCAGGGCTCGCACCCGCCCGAACCTCCGGATGAGCTCGACGAGCCGCCGCTGGCCGACGCGTTTCACGGCTCTCCTCGATAACAGGCGAGGGTCCCGTCTGCCATCTGTGCGCTGGTGAAGCGCGCCTGGACGCGGGCCCGGCCGGCGGCTCCGAGCCGGGCACGCAGCGCGCCGTCCACCGCCAGCCGCCCGAGCGCCGTCCCCAGCGCGCCCGGGTCGCCCGGGGGGACGAGGAGGCCCGTCACCTCGTGCAGGACCACCTCGGGGAGACCGCCCACGCGACTCGCCACCAGGGGCCGTCCCGCCGCCATCGCCTCCAGGGCCGCCACCCCGAGCCCCTCGCGCAGCGACGGCAGGACGACGAGGTCGGCGGCGGCGAGACAGGCCGCGACGTCGCTGCGAAACCCGGCGAACCGCACCGCGGCCCCGAGGGGCGCCGCCGCCTCGCGCAGCGCGCTCGCCTCGCTCCCCTCGCCGCAGAACACGTAGCGCAGGCCGAGCGCCGCGGGCGCCAGCCGGCGCGCCGCCTCGAGGAGCACGGCGTGCCCCTTGCGGCGCTCGAGCGCGCCGAGCACCAGGACGAGCAGCGCCTCCGCGCCCACGTCCCACTCGGCGCGCAGCGCCTCCCGCGCCCCGGGCGGCGCCGTGTACGCCCCCGGGTCGATGCCGCTCGGCACCACTCGGATGCGGTCGCGCCGCACGCCGACGCGCACCAGCGCCTCACGGACCCCGTCCGAGATGGCCACGACGGCGTCGACCGCGCGGTTGTAGAGGAAGCGGACGTAGGGGCCGCCCGCGGGGACGTAGTCCATGCGTCGGGTCGCCACCAGGCGCACGCCGGGGCGGCGGCAGAGGGGGGCCAGCGCGTGGGCGCGCGCCGTGTGAAAGTGGACCACCTCGGCGTCGCCGATCGCACGCCTGAGCCGCAGTGCGGCCGCCACGTCGAGATGATTCGCGACCGGCAGCGGCACGACCGCCACGCCGCCCGCCGCCGCCGCCCGTGCGAGCGGCGCGTCGGGGTGCGCGGCGAGCCGCGAGGCATGGCCGCGGCGCCCGAGCTCGCCGAGGAGCGCCATCACCTGCGCCTCGCCACCGCCCCAGGCGCGCTCGGGGTCGACGTGCAGCACGCGCACGGCTACGGCTCCCGGAGCCGCATCAGGACGGCGAGCGCCACCCACATGGCAATCGCCACCTCGTTGTCGCCGAAGTTGTACTGGGTGACGCCGCCGACCAGGAAGCCGACGAGGCCGGCCCACGCCCCCGCCGCGGTCGCCCGCGTCACCGCGTCGGGCGCCTCCGCGATCGCCGTCCAGCCGTGGCGCAGCGCGGTGGCGAAGAGGAGCCCGAACGCGGCCAGCCCCGTGAGCCCCGCCTCGGCCGCGACCTGCAGGTAGTCGTTGTGGGCGTGCGAGCGCCGGTCGGCCTCGGGATGCGCCGCGTAGTACGGCAGCGCCGCCCGCTGGTAGCGCCCGAAGCCGAGGCCGAAAACGGGATGCGCCTGGATGATGTCGAGGTTCGCCGCGTAGATGGCGACGCGGCCGGCGTTCGGGCCGCGGAGCCCGAACATGTGCGCCGCCTCGCGGCGCAGGTCGCGCGAGCCGGCGAATGCGAGGAGCGCCGCCGCGGCCAGCGCGCCCGCCGCGAGACCAGCCGTCCGCCCGCGCGCCATCAGGACGAGCGTCGCGACCACCGCGATGGTCGCGAGCCACACGCCGCGCGCCGTCGAGAACGCGATGGCGAGCAGGAGCAGCGCCGCCGCGCCGAGGCCGGCGAGGGCGCCGCCCATGGCGGACGCCGTCGCCCACGCGAGCGGAAAGAGCATCGTGTGCGCGAACGTGAGATAGTTGCGGAAGAAGCCCACGATCGCGTAGCCTACACCGCCCGTCTCGCGCGGGCGCACGAGCAGCGGACGCCCGAGGGCGGCCCGGTACCAGTCGACGCCCGTCGCGTGCTGGAGGAGGCCGTAGGCGGCGGCCAGCGCGCCCGCGCCGACCAGGACGTGCACGACGCGGATCGCCTGGCGGCGGTCGCGGAGCCACCAGAAGACGACGAAGTACGTCAGCACCACCCACAGCCGGGCCCATCCGCTGGCCTCGAGGGGATGGCCGCTGGCGAGGGTCGAGAGGGCGAGCGTGCCGTAGAACAGGCCGAGGACGCCGTCGAGCGGTGTGGCGCGCACCGGCGCGCGGCCGCCGGCGGCGCCGAGCAGCGTGAGCCCGCCCAGCGCCAGCACGGCCGCCTCCATGCCGGTCGTGGAGAGCGGGACGGAGGCGGCGAGCAGGAGGAGCAGCGCGTCGGCCAGCCGCCGCGCGGCCACGGTCAAATGCCCCGCCGCGTGAGCATCACCTTCACGGTCTCGGACAGGATCTTGAGATCGAGCCACAGCGAGCGGTTGTAGATGTAGGCGAGGTCGTACTTGAGCTTGGTCGGCGCCGAGGTGTGGTACTCGCCGTTCACCTGCGCGTAGCCGGTGAGGCCCGGACGGACCTTCAGGCGTTCCGCGTAGCCCTGGATCTCGCGCTCATAGCGCCCGACGAACTCGGGGCGCTCGGGCCGCGGCCCGACGAAGCTCATGTCGCCGACCAGCACGTTCCAGAGCTGCGGCAGCTCGTCGAGCCGCGCGGCCCGCAGGGAGCGGCCGAGCCAGGTGACGCGCGGGTCGTTCTCGGACGCGAGCACGGGCCCGGTCGTGCGCTCGGCGGCGGCGTGCATCGTCCGGAACTTGACCATGGTGAACGGGCGACCGTCCTTGCCGACGCGGGTCTGCGTATAGAGCACGGGGCCGCGCGAGGTGAGCCTGATCGCCAGCGCCACCAGGAGCATCACCGGCAGCGCGGCCACCAGCAGCACTAGGGCGAGGACGACGTCGAAGAGCCGCTTGGCGGCGCTCGCCCCCCCGGTGGCCGGCTCGCGGATCACCTCGATCAGCGGGATGTCGTGCAGCCGCAGGTGCTCCGGGCGTCCGATCAGGATCTCGTACGGCGACGGCACGACGCAGACACGTGCGCGCGGACCTTGCGGGCGGCTGAGCGAGTCGAGGAGCCGGTCCTGCCAGGAGTGCTCGGAGGCGATGATCACCTCGTCCACGTCGTGCCGCGCGCAGAGCGCCGGGAGCTCCTCGCGCGGCCCGAGGAGGGGCACGTCGCGCAGCGCGGCCGCGCTCGCACCGTCGCCGGAGACCGCGCCGACGATGTCCATGCCGAGCCAGTGCTGCACGCGGATCGTGTCGATCACCTCGGCGGCGGCGGCGTTCGTGCCGACCACCAGGACCCGCCGCCGCGGGTAGGCACCCATCAGCGACCGGCTCCCGAGCCGCCAGGCGAAGAGGAGCGCGGCGTTGAGCCCGGCGAACACGACGAAGATCGAGCGCGGGAAGACGAGGTCCTGCCGGAAGAAGTAGACGGCGATCAGGATCAGAGCCTGGAGGCCGGCGGCCGCGGCGATCGTGCCGGCCTGCGCGCGCGGATTGCCGAGCGCGCGAGGCTCGTAGAGCCCGAGGAAGTAGAGGACGCCCACCTGGGCCCCCAGCATGGCGATCCAGTGATGGTGGACCTGGGCGAAGCGCACCGCCGGCAGGTAGCCCTGGGTGAGGGGCAGCGGAACGGCGGCGCGCAGCAGGAAGGCGAGGAGATAGGCGAGACAGGCGGCCAGGAGGTCCCCCTGGACGAGCAACGCCCAGCGGAGGCGCCATCCTCTCTCGCGCCGATACACCGACCGCGACATACCAGAAGCCGGAGCGCGTTCAAGGTCGCCGCGCCGGGAGGCGCGTTCAAGGTCGATTGACCGCCCGCTGCCACGCCGCCTCCACGCCGGCGGCCGAATCCTCCCAGCGGTAGCGCCGCTCGACGAGCGCGCGCGCGGCGCGTGCCAGCAGCCGGGCGCGCGCCGGATCGCGCAGGAGGCCGAGCGCCGCGGCCGCCAGCCCCGCCGCGTCCTCGGCCACCAGCAGGTGCTCGCCCGGCTCGACGTCGAGCGCCGCCGCCGCGCGCGGCGTCGTCACGACCGGGGTCCCGGCGGCCATCGCCTCGAGCACCTTGTTCTGCAGCCCCGACCCGGCGCGGACGGGCACCACGGCCACGGTCGCGGTCGCGAGCTCCGGCGCCATCGCCGGTACCCCCGCGGCGAGCGACACGCCCGGCGCGCCCCTGAGGGCGCGCACGGCCCTCGCCGGCCGTGCTCCCACGAGGCGCAGCTCGGCCGCCGGCAGCGTGCCGCGGATGCGCGGAAAGATGTCGTGCGCGAGCCAGCGGGCGGCGTCGACGTTCGGGAAGTAGCCGAGGTTGCCGGCGAAGACGATGCGCGCCGGCGGACGCCCGTCCTCGCGATACGGAAAGGCGAGGGGATCGACGCCGTTCGGCACCACGGTCACGCGCCCCCCTCCCAGCGCCACCCGCTCGGCCTCCGACACCACGAGGGCGGCGGCCGTGCGGGCGACCAGCTGCGGCTCGTAGCGGGCCAGCCGCGCGGCCTCCCAGGCCGCGACCGTCCCGAGCGGACCGCGCTCGCTCGCCGCCCGTCGCGCGAAGTTCGCGGAGAGCGCGTCGATCAGGTCGACGACCGCCGGCGGGCCCCCTTCCGACGGCAGATAGGACGCCGCGCGCACCAGCTGCGCATGCACGACGTCGAATCCGGCGCGGGCGCCGAGCCGCGCGACGGTGGCCGCCGCGCGACGCCGGGCGTAGAGCAGCACCTGGAACGGACGCCGGTCGCCGAGGAGGGCCCGGGCGAGCGCCGGCACGGCCCCCAGCATCCCGAGCGGGACGACGACGAGCCGCACCCCGAGCGCCGCGACCTCCGCCCGCAGGCGGGCGGGCGGCGGACGCGTCAAGAGCGCACAGCACGTGATCTCGTGCGCCCGGGCGAGCAGCCGCAGGTGATGGTAGGCACGGACCTGATCGCCCCGCCAGGGCGGCACCGGCAAGCGCGTCACGAGGAAGAGCACCTTCACGCCGCGTCCCACCGCTTGGTCGTCACCGCCTGACGCCAGATGCCCGCCGTCGCGCCGCGCCGGTAGCGCCACCAGGCGACCGCATGCGCCACGCTCCGCATGGCGAGATACAGCGCCAGGCGGGCCGCGTCGGCGGGTCCGAGGCTGCCGAGGGCCGCGCGCGCCCGCGGCTGCGGCGCGCTCCGCGCGGCCAGGTCCGGGTACTCGCGCGCGAGCTGCACCTTCCCCATCTCGATGCGAACCCGCTGGCGGCAGAAGTCGCCGAGCGTGGCAGGGAGACGGACCGCGACGCGCGCCTCCGGCACGCGGACGAGCCCGTCCCGGCCGACCATCAGCTCGAGCCAGCGCTCGGGCTCGATCAGGTCCTCGGGCATGGCGGCGGGCAGCGCCCCCAGGCGCGCGGCGTAGAGCTGCGCCGAGAGGTTCGGAAAGTCGACGCCGTAGGGCGCCGCCATGATGCGCTCGAAGGCGCGCGGGCGCGGCGCGCAGGTCGTCTTCCCCGAGGCCAGCGCCGCGCCCGGTGCGTCGGCCAGGGCGCCGAGCAGGCGCCGGAAGGCGTCGCGCGCAAACCGCACGTCGGCGTCGAAGAAGATCGCGACGGGTGCCCGCGCGTGCTGCCGCAGTACGTTCCAGGCGAGCGGCTTTCCCGCGCGGCCGACGAGCAGCGCCGCGACCGTGAGCGGGGCGGTCGCGACGGGGAGCGAGGCGGCCCGCGCGCCGTCGGCGGCCACCGCCGCGAACGGCGCCTGGACGGCGCGGGCGAAGCCCTCCACGTCGCGGAGCGCGGTGGAGGCCGCCGGGGCGGGCCCGTTGATGCAGACGAGCAGCTCGACGACCCAACCCTGCCCTGCCGCCTCCAGCGCCGCGCGCGCCGCCTCGAGCGTCCGGGCGAGCGCCGGCTCGTCGGTCCGGCACGGCACCGCGAGCGTCAAAGTGGGCGCCGGCTCAGGCATCGGCGGCGAGCGGGTCGAAGGCGACGCAGGCGCGTACGACGCGCGCATAGGCGGCGGCCGCGTCGCGGCGGCCGACCGCCGCCGCGAGCGCCGCCTTGAGGCCGAACTTGCATGCGGCGACGGCGCGGAAGAGGACCAGGTCGTGCGGCGCCCGGCGCGCCGCGTAAAAGCGCATCTCCCCCTTCACGACCTCTGCCTCCCGGCCGAGCCCGAACCGCTGCAACGCGCTGACGTTCGTACCCAAGCTCGTGCCATGCACCGCCCGCGCCGCCGGCACGTGAATGGTACGCGACCCGAGGCGGGCCGCGCGGTAGCAGAGGTCGAGGTCCTCGCCATAGAGGAAGTAGCGCGGGTCGAAGCCGCCGAGCTGCCGGAACAGGTCGCGGCGCACTGCCATGAACGTGCCGTACACCCAGTCCACCCGGTAAGGCGCGCGCCGGAGCCGCGCGCCGAGGCGGCCGGGGGTCGTGTCGAGCATCAGGTGGCGCACGGGCCCGAAGCGCCCGGCCGCCGGCTGCCAGCCGCCCGCATCGTCGACCAGCCCGCCGCCGGCGATGCCCGCACCCGGCACCCGGCCGAGCGTATCGACCAGGGTCTGCACCGCGCCGGGCCGCACGCGCGCGTCGGGGTTGAGGAAGCACAGCACCTCGCCGCGCGCCGCCGCGGCGCCGCGGTTGGCGCCGCCGGCGAAGCCGAGGTTCAGCCCGGTCTCGACCATGCGAGCCCAGGGATGGCGCGCCCGGGCGCGCGTCGTGCTCCCATCGGTCGAGTCGTTGTCCACCAGCACGACCTCACGCCCGGCGAGCCCGTCGGCCGCGAGGCTCTCGAGGCAGCCGTCGAGCGCGGCGCCGGCGTTCCAGTTGACGACGACGATCGACACCGTCACGACGAGGCGGGGGCGCGGCGCCCCTCCGCGCGTGTAGCAGATGCCGCGCCGGCGTGCACCCGGAGCTCCCAGACCTTCGCCGCGCGCAGGAAGACGTAGAACGCCCCCGTGCCCGCGACGAACAGCCCCGCAAAACCCTCCCCGATGCCGCGCGCGACGAGGTAGGCGCGCACGAAGCGCCACAGCGGCTCGAGGACGAGCTGGCCCGCGCCGAGGCGCCGACCGACACGCGCCGCGGCCGCCACCGTCGTGAGATGGTTGATGCTCCGGAGGTGATCCGAGATGTCGCCGTAGGTGTGGTGGACGATCGGCGCGCGCAGCTTGCGGATCTCGCCCGCCACCACGGCGCGCTCGTGCGGGTCGGTCCCGCCCCACCGCGTCGCCGAGCGGCGCACGAGCCGGACGATCGGGCGAGGGTACCACCCGCCCCGGTACCACCAGCGGCCGAGGTAGGCGACGAGGCGCGGGACCGCGAAGCCCCCCACCCCATCGGGCACGTCCACCAGCGCCCGCCGGATCTCGGTCGCGAGCTCCGGCGACACGCGCTCGTCGGCATCGAGGTTGAGCACCCACTCGCCGGTCGCCGCTTCGA is part of the Deltaproteobacteria bacterium genome and encodes:
- a CDS encoding cytidylate kinase (catalyzes the formation of (d)CDP from ATP and (d)CMP), giving the protein MLITISGLPGSGKTTVARLVAEQLGLEHVYAGDIFRRQAAARGLSLEEYARRAETDHSIDRALDEQMRARAAQDEAVLEGRLAAFMADAAGRRALKVFLDAPESVRAERIVAREGGAAEARLQETQAREASDARRYQEIYGFDYHDRGRYDLVLSTDGRSPEELAREIVAAARARFGP
- a CDS encoding YicC family protein; this encodes MTGYGAGAAEAPGARVTVEIRGVNQRVLDAKVAVPREYAAWETEIREGVRKTAQRGRVEVTVLRTPIPGKRRYRVTVQPALARAYVGAARKLVRTLRLAGSPSLGDVLRLPGLFEVSEAPPDLGRERAALRRALGAALRAFDAERRREGAHLERDMRRRTTQLRALTARIRRRLPQALAALRRQVEERLVRLVGGSELDPGRIAHEVAMLAERGDITEELVRLESHLAALATALGERGPVGKRIDFLVQEVHRELNTTGAKAGDLVITDLVLAAKGELEKLREQVQNVE
- a CDS encoding D-glycero-beta-D-manno-heptose-7-phosphate kinase, with protein sequence MKRVGQRRLVELIRRFGRVRALVVGDLMLDQFVWGTVRRISPEAPVPVVQVADEDVRPGGAGNVVSNIAALGGRAAVCGIVGRDAAGERLVTALRARRADTRGVVVSRVSPTTQKTRIIAHHQQVVRLDRESGAGPDGAGARHVRDFVLRHRARYDVLVVSDYGKGAIGPDLLGALAEASGRAPFTWVLDPKRVNFAHYRRASLVKPNREEAAAASGVEIRDAGTLREAGSRLLERWEAGAVLISRGEEGMALFKPGAHGVVVEEFPTVAREVFDVTGAGDTVLATCALALGAGGTLEEATVLANHAAGLVVGKIGTATVGADELARDVRRG
- a CDS encoding glycosyltransferase family 4 protein, with the translated sequence MRVLHVDPERAWGGGEAQVMALLGELGRRGHASRLAAHPDAPLARAAAAGGVAVVPLPVANHLDVAAALRLRRAIGDAEVVHFHTARAHALAPLCRRPGVRLVATRRMDYVPAGGPYVRFLYNRAVDAVVAISDGVREALVRVGVRRDRIRVVPSGIDPGAYTAPPGAREALRAEWDVGAEALLVLVLGALERRKGHAVLLEAARRLAPAALGLRYVFCGEGSEASALREAAAPLGAAVRFAGFRSDVAACLAAADLVVLPSLREGLGVAALEAMAAGRPLVASRVGGLPEVVLHEVTGLLVPPGDPGALGTALGRLAVDGALRARLGAAGRARVQARFTSAQMADGTLACYRGEP
- a CDS encoding O-antigen ligase family protein, coding for MAARRLADALLLLLAASVPLSTTGMEAAVLALGGLTLLGAAGGRAPVRATPLDGVLGLFYGTLALSTLASGHPLEASGWARLWVVLTYFVVFWWLRDRRQAIRVVHVLVGAGALAAAYGLLQHATGVDWYRAALGRPLLVRPRETGGVGYAIVGFFRNYLTFAHTMLFPLAWATASAMGGALAGLGAAALLLLAIAFSTARGVWLATIAVVATLVLMARGRTAGLAAGALAAAALLAFAGSRDLRREAAHMFGLRGPNAGRVAIYAANLDIIQAHPVFGLGFGRYQRAALPYYAAHPEADRRSHAHNDYLQVAAEAGLTGLAAFGLLFATALRHGWTAIAEAPDAVTRATAAGAWAGLVGFLVGGVTQYNFGDNEVAIAMWVALAVLMRLREP
- a CDS encoding sugar transferase: MSRSVYRRERGWRLRWALLVQGDLLAACLAYLLAFLLRAAVPLPLTQGYLPAVRFAQVHHHWIAMLGAQVGVLYFLGLYEPRALGNPRAQAGTIAAAAGLQALILIAVYFFRQDLVFPRSIFVVFAGLNAALLFAWRLGSRSLMGAYPRRRVLVVGTNAAAAEVIDTIRVQHWLGMDIVGAVSGDGASAAALRDVPLLGPREELPALCARHDVDEVIIASEHSWQDRLLDSLSRPQGPRARVCVVPSPYEILIGRPEHLRLHDIPLIEVIREPATGGASAAKRLFDVVLALVLLVAALPVMLLVALAIRLTSRGPVLYTQTRVGKDGRPFTMVKFRTMHAAAERTTGPVLASENDPRVTWLGRSLRAARLDELPQLWNVLVGDMSFVGPRPERPEFVGRYEREIQGYAERLKVRPGLTGYAQVNGEYHTSAPTKLKYDLAYIYNRSLWLDLKILSETVKVMLTRRGI
- a CDS encoding glycosyltransferase, producing the protein MKVLFLVTRLPVPPWRGDQVRAYHHLRLLARAHEITCCALLTRPPPARLRAEVAALGVRLVVVPLGMLGAVPALARALLGDRRPFQVLLYARRRAAATVARLGARAGFDVVHAQLVRAASYLPSEGGPPAVVDLIDALSANFARRAASERGPLGTVAAWEAARLARYEPQLVARTAAALVVSEAERVALGGGRVTVVPNGVDPLAFPYREDGRPPARIVFAGNLGYFPNVDAARWLAHDIFPRIRGTLPAAELRLVGARPARAVRALRGAPGVSLAAGVPAMAPELATATVAVVPVRAGSGLQNKVLEAMAAGTPVVTTPRAAAALDVEPGEHLLVAEDAAGLAAAALGLLRDPARARLLARAARALVERRYRWEDSAAGVEAAWQRAVNRP
- a CDS encoding glycosyltransferase family 2 protein gives rise to the protein MTLAVPCRTDEPALARTLEAARAALEAAGQGWVVELLVCINGPAPAASTALRDVEGFARAVQAPFAAVAADGARAASLPVATAPLTVAALLVGRAGKPLAWNVLRQHARAPVAIFFDADVRFARDAFRRLLGALADAPGAALASGKTTCAPRPRAFERIMAAPYGVDFPNLSAQLYAARLGALPAAMPEDLIEPERWLELMVGRDGLVRVPEARVAVRLPATLGDFCRQRVRIEMGKVQLAREYPDLAARSAPQPRARAALGSLGPADAARLALYLAMRSVAHAVAWWRYRRGATAGIWRQAVTTKRWDAA
- a CDS encoding glycosyltransferase, encoding MGAQPRCRRARVAGARDRDPAGAGGRARWGGGLRGPAPRRLPRPLVVPGRVVPSPDRPARAPLGDAVGRDRPARARRGGGRDPQAARADRPPHLRRHLGSPPEHQPSHDGGGRGACRSAPRRGPARPRAAVALRARLPRRARHRGGFCGAVRRGHGGVLRLPARGEGLGAPGARRRGICYTRGGAPRPRLVVTVSIVVVNWNAGAALDGCLESLAADGLAGREVVLVDNDSTDGSTTRARARHPWARMVETGLNLGFAGGANRGAAAARGEVLCFLNPDARVRPGAVQTLVDTLGRVPGAGIAGGGLVDDAGGWQPAAGRFGPVRHLMLDTTPGRLGARLRRAPYRVDWVYGTFMAVRRDLFRQLGGFDPRYFLYGEDLDLCYRAARLGSRTIHVPAARAVHGTSLGTNVSALQRFGLGREAEVVKGEMRFYAARRAPHDLVLFRAVAACKFGLKAALAAAVGRRDAAAAYARVVRACVAFDPLAADA